The genomic region CTCATTCGACTGAGAGCGGCGATGGCGCGCGGAGCAGCAGGCGAGCTATCTGCGCGGAGCAGCACCCTCGGCCGCATCGCCACGATCAGCCACATCGAGGCGGCAATTGTCGTGATAATGGTTTTTATCGCGGCCGCCATGGCTCGCGGCTACGGAGCGCGATAGCGTCGCGGGGCGTTAGTCACCATCACGCGCGGCCCGAAATTCCGGTGCGAGCGCGGAGCATTGTCACGTCGTCGCCGCTATTCGACGCAGGGCCTCCACGGCCTGGCGAGTCTGTGGGCTTGGCATCGCTCCTTCGGCGACCGCCGGGGCCAGACCCTCGTCCCGCTGGTAGAGATCGTTCCCGAAGTGCAGCTGCCCGTTCCTTATATAGGTAGTGGCGTAGATGATGTAGACGGGGATTTTCTGCGGCACCTTGATGGTCCTGTTATTCGAGCCGTTCTCCATGGCTTCACGAATTCTTTCTACATCCCAGCCAAGCGCATACTGTGCGAGAAGCTCGGGCTTCTCGAGACGAATGCAGCCATGGCTGAAAGCGCGAACATCCTCCTTGAACAGCTCGCCGAACGGCGTGTCGTGGAAGTAGATGTTGAAGTCGTTGGGGAACAGGAACTTGACCAGCCCGAGCGAGTTCTTTGGGCCCGGGCGCTGACGAATCCGTGTCGCTCCGCCTTCCCGGTATGTCTCCATGTCGTTCGCGGCGAGGTAGCCCGGGTTCGACGCGAGCTTGGGGAAGATCTCCTTGGCGGCAATGTCCGGCGTCACGTTCCAGTACGGCCGAAAGACGACGAACTCCATCGAGTCGGCGAATACCGGAGTTGCCTTGTCCTCGTAGTCCTCGCCGACGATCACTTTCATTTCGAGAGTTTTCCGGCCACCATCGAACGCCTCGAGCCTGAAGGCAGGCACATTGACGGCAACATATCGCGCTCCGAACGCGCGGGGCAGCCAGCGATACCGCTCGAGGTTTGCCGCGATCTGTTGGAGACGATAGGCGGCGGGAAGGTTGAGCGATTTCACGGTCTCGGCGCCAAGCGCGCTGTCGACGACTATGCCATGCCTGGCCTGGAACGCGGCAACGGCGGCGGCAAGAGCCGGGTCGTAGACTCCCGAGCCAGCTGCCGGAGCCGGGCGCGT from Gemmatimonadaceae bacterium harbors:
- a CDS encoding L,D-transpeptidase family protein, with protein sequence MMVVVSIALAAACNGESGGGGLSNGDEVWAPAKLTSVAGVPEAEIEKALRARLAGAPPARIDDHKWAHAKRLYKMYGDNPLWLAEDGLHTERAFALTNALLNTESDGMRMDSYPIGELATAIAAIKGQKPTAEQLVNAEVLLTSAFVALGVDYLGGQVKPKSVSQNWHIDAHDENEDSALVRSIRNPALDKALATMRPTDEDYLGLMKELARYRAIVAKGGWPTVPEGKALKAGDSDSPARLSALRTRLAAEGFGAPAAAATPADSAASASGGGTRPAPAAGSGVYDPALAAAVAAFQARHGIVVDSALGAETVKSLNLPAAYRLQQIAANLERYRWLPRAFGARYVAVNVPAFRLEAFDGGRKTLEMKVIVGEDYEDKATPVFADSMEFVVFRPYWNVTPDIAAKEIFPKLASNPGYLAANDMETYREGGATRIRQRPGPKNSLGLVKFLFPNDFNIYFHDTPFGELFKEDVRAFSHGCIRLEKPELLAQYALGWDVERIREAMENGSNNRTIKVPQKIPVYIIYATTYIRNGQLHFGNDLYQRDEGLAPAVAEGAMPSPQTRQAVEALRRIAATT